The proteins below come from a single Natranaerofaba carboxydovora genomic window:
- a CDS encoding cation diffusion facilitator family transporter, with amino-acid sequence MIDKNKKAQKVSYVGLAGNLFLTILKGVFGFIFGSAALVADAFHSLSDLLSNGVVILGIRFASRPPDSSHHYGHGKIESVAAKIVALILIVTGVSLIYSFVYSFAREVTTPQVGAIWIAVISILVKEIMYQYVSYMGKKLNSSALIADAWHNRSDALSSVAALIGVLGARIGYPVLDPIAGGVVALLILRMGLKIYFRSIKELIDTAPETEKIEQIRYRVLTIPGARNAREVKARMHGMGVYVDLKICVDKDYTVEKGHSIAADVRSLLESDLKDVERVFVHVDPCAYNECIKCIDLKELNEEKENGAEK; translated from the coding sequence ATGATAGATAAAAATAAAAAAGCTCAAAAAGTATCTTATGTAGGCCTAGCTGGTAATTTATTTTTGACGATTTTAAAAGGTGTTTTTGGTTTTATATTTGGAAGTGCTGCACTTGTTGCTGATGCATTTCACTCACTAAGTGATCTATTATCAAATGGTGTTGTTATACTTGGGATAAGGTTTGCCAGTCGTCCGCCTGATAGCAGTCATCACTACGGACATGGGAAAATTGAATCGGTTGCAGCAAAAATAGTTGCTTTAATACTAATAGTTACTGGAGTCAGTTTGATTTATTCTTTTGTCTACAGCTTTGCCAGGGAGGTAACTACTCCCCAGGTTGGAGCGATCTGGATTGCTGTGATTTCTATTTTGGTTAAGGAAATTATGTATCAGTATGTTAGTTACATGGGCAAAAAGCTAAATAGCAGTGCGTTGATAGCCGATGCCTGGCATAACCGCTCTGATGCCCTTTCTTCTGTTGCGGCTTTGATAGGTGTTCTTGGAGCAAGAATAGGCTACCCGGTGCTTGATCCGATAGCCGGAGGAGTTGTAGCTTTACTTATCTTGAGGATGGGTCTAAAAATATATTTTAGGTCCATTAAAGAATTAATTGATACAGCACCAGAAACTGAGAAGATAGAACAAATTAGATATAGGGTATTAACCATTCCCGGTGCTAGAAATGCCAGAGAAGTAAAGGCTAGGATGCATGGAATGGGAGTTTATGTTGACCTGAAGATTTGCGTGGATAAGGATTATACGGTGGAGAAAGGCCATTCTATTGCTGCAGATGTCAGGTCTTTGTTAGAAAGCGATCTAAAAGATGTGGAACGGGTTTTTGTTCATGTTGACCCATGTGCTTATAACGAATGTATTAAATGTATTGATCTTAAAGAACTTAACGAGGAAAAAGAAAATGGAGCTGAGAAATAA
- a CDS encoding ferredoxin: MKVEVDQELCISCGLCVDEYPEVFEWNDEGIAQASTEEVPEGKEDDAKDAIEDCPTEAIKEV, from the coding sequence ATGAAAGTTGAAGTAGATCAAGAGCTTTGTATTAGTTGTGGCCTTTGTGTTGATGAATATCCTGAGGTTTTTGAATGGAATGACGAGGGCATAGCCCAGGCCAGCACAGAAGAAGTCCCAGAAGGAAAAGAAGATGATGCCAAGGATGCCATTGAAGACTGTCCTACAGAGGCGATTAAAGAGGTTTAA
- a CDS encoding putative signal transducing protein produces the protein MSSEEWTYLMNVSDDIEADIVISLLKSHEIPARKHYPGGGVSSKVILGTVKNVDIYVDKTKYESAKNLVQNSVE, from the coding sequence TTGAGTTCAGAAGAATGGACATATTTGATGAATGTTTCTGATGATATAGAAGCTGATATTGTAATATCACTGTTAAAAAGTCATGAAATACCTGCAAGAAAACATTATCCTGGTGGAGGGGTGTCTTCGAAGGTTATACTTGGAACGGTCAAAAATGTAGATATTTATGTTGATAAGACAAAATATGAATCGGCAAAAAACCTGGTACAAAATTCTGTGGAATAA
- a CDS encoding GNAT family N-acetyltransferase, translating into MAISYQFLNKIYLRPPKACDVKHYVSWWNESFSNYLDLGSVTGTPSKSAVSEFTRQVQDGYVPGWFTIMLWDEYIGDIRVGYIRYRNIDWKKKRVEIAIRLGRKYWGKGIGKSAIGELLAHLFYEKGLEEAWLSVASFNQRAIRLYEKCGFTELNRKMDPTKPELTWIIMGIHRSKFAKLVI; encoded by the coding sequence ATGGCTATTTCTTATCAGTTTTTAAATAAAATATATCTTCGCCCCCCTAAAGCTTGTGACGTTAAGCACTATGTAAGCTGGTGGAATGAGTCCTTTTCTAATTATCTTGATTTAGGTAGTGTTACAGGCACCCCATCCAAAAGTGCTGTTTCGGAATTTACCAGGCAGGTACAAGATGGATATGTGCCCGGTTGGTTTACAATTATGTTGTGGGATGAATACATTGGAGATATAAGAGTTGGATATATTAGATATAGAAATATTGATTGGAAGAAAAAAAGAGTGGAAATAGCTATACGTTTGGGCAGAAAGTATTGGGGCAAAGGTATAGGAAAGTCAGCGATAGGAGAGTTGTTAGCTCATTTGTTTTATGAAAAAGGGCTAGAGGAAGCTTGGTTAAGTGTGGCATCATTTAATCAACGTGCAATAAGGCTGTACGAAAAATGTGGATTTACTGAGCTAAACAGGAAGATGGACCCTACTAAACCGGAGTTAACATGGATAATTATGGGCATTCATAGAAGTAAATTTGCAAAGCTTGTTATTTAG